The following DNA comes from Triticum aestivum cultivar Chinese Spring chromosome 3D, IWGSC CS RefSeq v2.1, whole genome shotgun sequence.
GTATTTACAAAGAAATGTTACAAGAGTAATTCTGTGCACATCAACTAAATAGTATATTTATCCATCAAAAAAACTAAATAATATATTTATGAACAGAGGAATATGCTTAGTAGCAAATGCGTGTTCCAGAAAACCAATTCATGATCAGGTTTGCAAGAAAATACACTTCTAAATATCCATTATACACTACCCGTCATCCACTCCGCAACATATTCTAATCAAGATTTAGTTAGCAATGCATATTTTTAATATAGTTTGGCGATGAAAAAAATGAATCTGAACTACACATTCATATCTGAGAGAAAAAAGAAATATATATTAGAGATCAACTATAACTTGGGGAAACCAAAACTAAAAGCACTACAAAGTCAACACCAATGATTAAATAGAATTTATGGCTACACAAACCGTTGAAGATAGTTCTAAACCTAGGCCAAAACGAACTGGTGCAGTTCTGTGTGTAAAACACTATATATTCATCTACATGTTTGGGCTGCATCTTGCAAATAGTTCCCTGGAACAAACTGTAGATATGAAATCCCTCTTTAAAAAGCAGACATCATACTTTAAGTGTACTTTCATATACATGGCACTACATACATCAGAAAGTTTCTCATACCTTGTAAGTCTAGTAAAATGTCATGAACTGAAGCCAAGCTACGTTGAGTATTAGCTgcagaaaaaaaaaagaaacttgTAAACTTGAAGTATTGATAAGAAACAAAGAAGAAACTTGTGTTGTATGGCTTTACCGGTGGCCCTTATCCAATCTTGTAAGCAAACAAGAGCTTCAAGTGTCGTTGCGGTCATTCGACTTCGAAAATCTGATAGGACTCTCTCCCCTGTGCTGAAGGCGGACTCGGATGCCACCGCAGAGGCAGGAGCCGCCAAGATATCTACTGCCATGCGACTCAGCGTTGGGTATTCACCTGAGTTCGTCTGCCACCATGCAAGGATATTGAATTGATCACTTCGACGGATGGGTACCTTTGACAAGTACGAATCAAGTTCAGTAGAATCCAAATTTGTTGATCGAGCAGTGAGGGTGACATGTTGGTCCCAATCAGCCATAGGATCTTCACCACTTATAGCCATGTCATCATCACCTCCTTGTGACATGGGATCTGAGCCATTGTCATTCAATTGGAGGTATTCCTTGAACAACCCTTGGAACACATTTTTTTATTTTAGCAATCATTGCTGCAGCTACGTTCCCAAACTCTAGGCCAAATCGGAACTCAATATATTTCAACTTGAATTGTGGGTCCAAAATCACTGGAATACAAAGGCTCAACCATGTCATCTTCCAGTACCTTCTGAATTTTCTCTTCATATATTTGACTGTTGTACCCATCTCAGAATCCTCTTCATAATGTTGTTGCTCTAAGGTCAGCTTCACTTTTCACATTTCATGGAAATACAAATTAGCAGTTGGATATTTTGTGCCCGATATCACATTAGTGGCTTCATAAAATGCCTTCAGTAGCCTGCAAACATCTTCGGCATTTTCCCAATCCTCAAAAGATGGCTTGAAGGTATATTGTTTATCGTGAATGGCCAAAGAGTCAAACACTCCGCGATACTCCTTCGCTATATCAATCATCATGTAGGTTGAGTTCCAGCGAGTTGGAACTTCAAGACTTGGAGTTCTCCCACATGATACACCATGCTGCGCAACGATTTCTTGAAATTTTTCCTTTCGACTTGGTGAGCTTCGAATATATTTGACACTTTCACGCATCATGTTGATCACTGGACCAAGGAAGTTCAATCCTGCTTGACATATCAGATTTATGACATGGGCAGCACAACGTTGGTGAAACAACTTGCCACTACCAGGTAACATCTTCTTAAGCAGGAGATGTGCCTTCAATAGCTTCATCATTGCACCATTGTTTGATGCATTGTCTAGCGTCACAGCAAAGAGATTATCTTCAATGTTCCACTCTCTTATGAAATTCACCATGACGTTGAACATTGCAGCTCCTGTGTGCGGCGTCTCCATAGCTGCGAATTTCACTATCCTCTTCTGCGGCTTCCACTCCTCATCAATGAAGTGAGCTGTGATGCAAATGTACCCCACTGTCTGATTTGATGTCCACAGATCCGTAGTCAAAGAAATcttggatttggagttttggaaCATCCTTTGCAGAATTCTCTTCTCTTCCTTAAATGCTTTCATGCAGTCCTCCTTCACTGTTTTTCTACATATCATCTTGAAGCTAGGATTTAGACTAGAGACAAATCTTCTAAATCCATCGTACTCCACCAATGAGAATGCCAATTCATGCAACACAATCATCCTCATTAGCTCTCGGCGTGCTAATGCCTGATTAAATGTCCAGAGCCCCATTGCAACTCCATCAGGACTCACGATAGAAGCACTCAGCTGTCCAGAAACTCTAAGAACCTTCTTCCTTTCCCTGCATCTCTTCAAATGTTTGCGcaatgaacttgttccatgtttaCGCTCAGCACAAATATTCCTTGCACAGTGTTTGCACTCAGCAGCTACAACTATGCCATCAACACGGATAGGCTCATATTCTTTCCACACTTTAGACAAAAACTTTCTTCCCGGTTCAGAAAATGAACCCATGTCAATGATCTCAACCCCTCCCTCTTCATCCACAttatctccctcttcttcttcttcttcttcttcttcttcttcttcttcttcttcttcttcttcttcatcatcatcatattcttcttcatcatcctcatcttcttctccttcctcttcttcttcatagtcaacatcttcttcatcagccTCATCTTCTTCACAATCAACCATACGAGTGTCTTGTGAACGTCCTGCTGAGCAAAGGACACGAGTGTTAACATTGCAATTACGAGTATTTTTTTATTTTAGCAATCATTAATTTGCATCCCTAGAAAAAGAAAGATTACCAATACTCACCATGATAAGCTCTACAAATGTTTATCGAAGAAGGAGACACCCCTGGGGGTGGTTGAGCCCTTCTCATTGTCGCACCGGATATCAACGATGAACCACCACTTTGGTATGCCTCATGGtccccttcttcctcttccatttttCTGACCAGAGGGAAATATAGGAACATTAGAGAGCATTAACTTTCAAAATCAACAGCAGATGTAATACCCAAATTTCATTTACTTGTACTAGTGTAGGACAACCAACAAATTTTGTATATGAACTTAACAGAATTTGGTTTGAGAATCCAAAcacttaggcctcctttggttcataggataggaatttcataggaataggaaaagtatagGAAATGAGGTGGCATGCATCTGAAATCCTATGAATGCTCAGACTATAGGAATAGGAAACTAAATGTCATTTGGTTCAGGGGATAGGAACACACATAGGAAACATAAAGAAATAATGTCATTTGGTTTATGGTTAATAATGTTAAcaattatactccctctgtaaagaaatataaaagcgtttagaacactactttagtgatctaaaaactcttatatttctttacggaggaagtATATACAAAGTGCAAATATAGACCCTGCCAG
Coding sequences within:
- the LOC123076845 gene encoding zinc finger BED domain-containing protein RICESLEEPER 2 isoform X2, translating into MEEEEGDHEAYQSGGSSLISGATMRRAQPPPGVSPSSINICRAYHGRSQDTRMVDCEEDEADEEDVDYEEEEEGEEDEDDEEEYDDDEEEEEEEEEEEEEEEEEEEGDNVDEEGGVEIIDMGSFSEPGRKFLSKVWKEYEPIRVDGIVVAAECKHCARNICAERKHGTSSLRKHLKRCRERKKVLRVSGQLSASIVSPDGVAMGLWTFNQALARRELMRMIVLHELAFSLVEYDGFRRFVSSLNPSFKMICRKTVKEDCMKAFKEEKRILQRMFQNSKSKISLTTDLWTSNQTVGYICITAHFIDEEWKPQKRIVKFAAMETPHTGAAMFNVMVNFIREWNIEDNLFAVTLDNASNNGAMMKLLKAHLLLKKMLPGSGKLFHQRCAAHVINLICQAGLNFLGPVINMMRESVKYIRSSPSRKEKFQEIVAQHGVSCGRTPSLEVPTRWNSTYMMIDIAKEYRGVFDSLAIHDKQYTFKPSFEDWENAEDVCRLLKAFYEATNVISGTKYPTANLYFHEM
- the LOC123076845 gene encoding zinc finger BED domain-containing protein RICESLEEPER 2 isoform X1; translation: MEEEEGDHEAYQSGGSSLISGATMRRAQPPPGVSPSSINICRAYHAGRSQDTRMVDCEEDEADEEDVDYEEEEEGEEDEDDEEEYDDDEEEEEEEEEEEEEEEEEEEGDNVDEEGGVEIIDMGSFSEPGRKFLSKVWKEYEPIRVDGIVVAAECKHCARNICAERKHGTSSLRKHLKRCRERKKVLRVSGQLSASIVSPDGVAMGLWTFNQALARRELMRMIVLHELAFSLVEYDGFRRFVSSLNPSFKMICRKTVKEDCMKAFKEEKRILQRMFQNSKSKISLTTDLWTSNQTVGYICITAHFIDEEWKPQKRIVKFAAMETPHTGAAMFNVMVNFIREWNIEDNLFAVTLDNASNNGAMMKLLKAHLLLKKMLPGSGKLFHQRCAAHVINLICQAGLNFLGPVINMMRESVKYIRSSPSRKEKFQEIVAQHGVSCGRTPSLEVPTRWNSTYMMIDIAKEYRGVFDSLAIHDKQYTFKPSFEDWENAEDVCRLLKAFYEATNVISGTKYPTANLYFHEM